The Metabacillus schmidteae genome includes a region encoding these proteins:
- a CDS encoding helix-turn-helix domain-containing protein produces MEKLNYDTIQKYQSFATIEDMDKSVRGFLYKHKAELSEGTLAVLHLIWKHSVKVVGVSFAKYDYIAGQAGLSKRTVIRAVKMLEERGIIKKVPTARMNGKQGVNLLIIQAFESIDSIKTSMSPQDVTAPVTPNKTENKQSSLCEKKTKERTNVRNASEPTLHELDASYLPDYIPEEFKQTAQPFFKAADIYNLWKRVMIVYNKFDHGKTIDDFMECIISAFKQAIFAKKMRKIHTTFEGYFYRIIHENVTVQLRRERKGNLFWELHDWVRGTGSSSH; encoded by the coding sequence ATGGAAAAGCTCAATTACGACACAATCCAAAAATATCAATCATTTGCAACTATTGAAGATATGGACAAATCTGTTCGCGGATTTTTATATAAGCATAAGGCTGAACTATCTGAAGGAACTCTAGCTGTTCTTCATCTCATCTGGAAGCATTCTGTAAAAGTTGTCGGAGTGTCCTTTGCCAAATATGATTACATTGCTGGGCAAGCAGGCTTGAGTAAACGAACGGTCATTCGTGCTGTAAAAATGTTGGAAGAGCGGGGGATTATTAAGAAGGTTCCGACTGCAAGGATGAATGGCAAACAGGGAGTGAATCTTTTAATCATTCAAGCTTTTGAGTCAATCGATTCTATAAAAACATCTATGTCACCCCAGGATGTCACTGCACCTGTCACTCCTAATAAAACAGAAAATAAACAAAGCTCACTCTGTGAGAAAAAAACAAAAGAACGAACTAACGTAAGAAACGCAAGTGAACCAACACTCCATGAATTAGACGCCAGCTATCTACCAGATTACATACCAGAAGAATTCAAACAAACTGCACAACCATTTTTCAAAGCCGCAGATATATATAACCTGTGGAAGCGGGTCATGATCGTCTATAACAAATTCGACCACGGCAAAACAATTGATGACTTTATGGAATGTATCATCAGCGCATTCAAACAAGCCATCTTTGCCAAAAAAATGCGCAAAATCCACACCACATTCGAAGGATACTTCTACCGCATTATCCACGAAAACGTCACAGTACAACTACGCAGAGAACGCAAAGGAAACCTGTTCTGGGAATTGCACGACTGGGTCAGGGGGACAGGTTCATCGTCCCACTAG
- a CDS encoding DUF6843 domain-containing protein: MTKLRPALYVSLLISGLFFIAGLFGGGFLFSFLVFMYAVAGNFIYGIPVSLLSDFLTRNLSNGRIFVAGIIHIFFGFIIFIIIDEYAYFAIINAILFFLIDEWLRNRRVGRGSGRKRILVLEIFSVIPFVALALWGISILTIEEKTNMVYLIPEDYEGSVVSFYNITGEDLLEKEGDFNIVPINIESLPTLQNTNIERYGIHQTSEEMSNGIVNNQYFYVDKEGNRTVINDYCIYEGVYGSYTGTSEHEIGYNTFQVTNSECGEDFFLHGNEHYTAQSSEILKYWTSLYD, translated from the coding sequence ATGACTAAATTAAGGCCAGCATTATATGTTAGCCTATTGATTTCAGGATTATTTTTTATAGCTGGTTTGTTTGGTGGGGGATTTCTTTTTTCTTTTTTAGTTTTTATGTATGCAGTGGCTGGAAATTTCATTTATGGAATCCCTGTTTCTCTACTTTCAGATTTTTTAACAAGAAATCTGTCAAATGGAAGAATATTTGTTGCTGGAATCATACATATTTTCTTTGGATTTATCATTTTTATCATTATTGATGAGTATGCATATTTTGCCATTATTAATGCTATCTTGTTTTTTCTCATAGATGAATGGCTGAGGAATAGGAGAGTTGGTAGGGGTAGTGGGAGAAAACGGATACTAGTTTTGGAGATTTTTAGTGTCATTCCTTTTGTTGCTTTAGCGTTATGGGGAATATCAATCCTTACAATAGAAGAGAAAACGAACATGGTCTATCTCATTCCTGAAGATTATGAGGGATCTGTTGTTTCATTTTACAATATAACAGGTGAAGACCTACTTGAAAAAGAAGGTGATTTCAATATCGTTCCAATAAATATTGAGAGCCTTCCCACTTTACAGAATACAAATATTGAAAGATATGGTATTCATCAAACTTCTGAAGAAATGAGTAATGGAATTGTCAATAATCAATATTTTTACGTAGATAAAGAGGGAAATAGAACAGTTATTAACGATTATTGTATATATGAAGGTGTATATGGTAGCTATACTGGGACAAGTGAACATGAAATTGGATATAACACTTTTCAAGTGACAAATAGTGAATGTGGAGAAGATTTCTTTCTACATGGTAATGAGCATTATACGGCACAAAGTAGTGAAATCCTAAAGTATTGGACAAGTTTATATGATTAA